From the Ruania alkalisoli genome, one window contains:
- a CDS encoding PIG-L deacetylase family protein, with translation MHHALTLVLSILVLAAVLTQGEWISRHVRYAPAVRAAAVTIVALLIPANAQALWVAPGSPFAVVVAVASVALLIGYAGAIVLLRFAAPPVAAPRRILAIGAHPDDLELACGGALAKFVDAGHDVHVLVMSRGSVGGDQGERIVEARRGASFLGAQSVVVHDFPDTMLQEVGQGLVAAIEAAITQVCPDVILTHSAHDQHQDHAAVHAATLRAARTQSTILCYESPSVTRDFNPSVFIDIADYLDIKVQAVRMHRDQSGKPYMSAQRLRGVATFRGAQAKRQFAEAYEPVRLLGSAVGDL, from the coding sequence ATGCACCATGCCCTCACCCTGGTCCTGTCCATCCTCGTCCTTGCCGCCGTGCTCACTCAGGGCGAGTGGATCTCGCGGCACGTGCGTTACGCCCCGGCGGTGCGTGCTGCCGCTGTCACCATCGTCGCGCTCCTCATCCCGGCCAACGCCCAGGCGCTCTGGGTCGCCCCCGGATCTCCGTTCGCGGTGGTCGTGGCAGTCGCCTCGGTGGCGCTCCTGATCGGTTATGCCGGGGCGATCGTGCTACTCCGCTTCGCCGCCCCTCCGGTGGCGGCGCCACGTCGCATCCTCGCCATCGGGGCCCATCCGGACGATCTCGAGCTTGCCTGTGGAGGTGCGCTGGCCAAGTTCGTCGATGCCGGCCATGACGTGCACGTGCTGGTGATGAGCCGCGGCTCCGTCGGCGGCGACCAGGGCGAGCGCATTGTCGAAGCCCGCCGTGGTGCCAGCTTCCTCGGAGCCCAGAGCGTGGTCGTGCACGACTTCCCGGACACGATGCTGCAGGAGGTTGGTCAGGGGCTCGTCGCTGCCATCGAGGCGGCCATCACACAGGTCTGCCCAGATGTGATCCTCACCCATTCGGCGCACGACCAGCACCAGGATCACGCGGCCGTACACGCTGCGACGCTGCGCGCGGCTCGTACCCAGTCCACGATCTTGTGCTACGAATCCCCGTCGGTCACTCGCGACTTCAACCCGAGTGTGTTCATCGATATCGCCGACTATCTCGACATCAAGGTGCAGGCGGTCCGGATGCACCGGGACCAGTCCGGCAAGCCGTACATGAGCGCCCAGCGGCTGCGCGGGGTGGCGACGTTCCGCGGTGCGCAGGCGAAGCGGCAGTTCGCCGAGGCCTACGAACCGGTCCGGCTGCTCGGATCCGCGGTGGGAGACCTGTGA
- a CDS encoding SdrD B-like domain-containing protein: MTLALRQGAELDGLRVAVVCHPSRAPPGAGEDKFVHMERRIGRQAAAVAATTALVGSMMVAVAGAATATTGDEITGSVWQDYDANGTFDSYEDGLAGIEVVAYDADGNVAGPVTTAQDGTYALAVTSDAPGWRVEANLPDGPQWDQWRPAAVGRAGDPSNGTTVQFVTVTDGAGVDGVDFSFHVPTAYVENDPLVYIPVLQAGVSDGASADLPGSAVINWTAENGGSPVPQSGVVPFSEIGATNGSAMVRAESSDDIPTAFAAAYLRRHVGFGPGGIGAIYRVSPDGADWTAPTASAELYVDVTDYGIDLGGPDPLADPTDPDGLRPDVTAMNPGYDWARDAQAWNNVGRAGLGLMAMSPDERYLFVVNLHNRSIIRIDTGGDPSAAPVAVEEFELDGTFPDSSDVRPYGVTVDPLTGTMYLTATDTAESTQDYTDLHGYVYSFGAEAPGSLTPVLDFPLDFDRDDFTDHFFPWATELSDYTSTDSRQGGTAPAVQDHGNGTVSVFMPQPIVASAQVLHGDLVLGVRDLAGDIFAIQTNLSGDPADPDARLLAHERSEGDVFIAAPNGDGTFALENDGVHAGVVGNGALQGDLGPGGLRYFDTGYTPFNQDNESTGSIVVMPSRPDGIMTTGIHVANGGLQEGTRRLFQDSGAAYDPAGALIRSTSGTMVTSKGNGLGNATVLASAAPIEIGNYVWYDVDNDGVQDPDETPVEGATVNLYEVAGDGTRTLVNSTTTNAQGEYYFSSFDEAYQLATNTDYVVGVDNPDDYAAGGPLENWYPTVPDTGDDASVDADRNDSDGLVEETADGWFPFAAITTGGPGENDHTIDFGYSNIDYEFDKRTVSGPTQSPEDDGTWVLEYELIAENTGAIDGAYGLTDDLTGYGDGIIVTDTEVVSGPDGAALNPDWDGVDDMRVITEGMPITAGSTVENESEHVYLLRVTVALEADADTNEALVEAEQLACREGQTSGDEVPTTGLFNEATMEPDNHSAFVDDECGELPKVVVDKSVTSEPAVVDPETNPGEYTITYGLTVTNETDVATTYDLTDSLRFGEGIEIVEGSITTRALDPADTVLNAAYDGVIDDLIVGDVPIEGGAVHTYEVSVHYTVDLPERAEGDVAPDPSACRDEATLDTDEVTGLYNQASTSFNGYRDYDDECREVGEVTHDKELLSADPVGEGQWEILYQIEVSNEGVEPVGYDLDDELHFGEGIEVVSSAVTGTPDGVTLADPAWNGQENTRIVSEVSMPGTDDEGYTPHVYELTVLADVPLNFADAVDGVDPATCGEGVVDHADPQARAFLNVSHLRDEAGATEDDDACAAPPELVIDKTVDAGSPVPQGDGTWLVTYGLEVSNTGGMAGEYDLVDVLLFGDDVEVLSAGVTTAPEGVDVNDSWTGSEAELGGSLIAADVPLDAGAVHSYEVQVAVTVADPSDPESVSAAFTCPEPGSRESAGLNNQAVIGHNDLSADDVVCPEPAVIVMDKTISYGPDLDANGHYTITYQIEVTNPGENETLYDLADELHYGDGIEVTDADVTSAPDGVQVNPAWTGTGNDLVIATSVPLPGGATHVYTVIVTGMIAESALSVATMACPPAESAGESGGFLNVATVTGAGIVLQDDACASPPDELPTTGADGMGALAALAALTAITGAVLVALRFRKGRID; this comes from the coding sequence GTGACTCTGGCCCTGCGTCAGGGTGCGGAGTTGGATGGGCTGCGGGTGGCTGTTGTGTGCCACCCGTCGAGAGCACCGCCGGGTGCGGGGGAGGACAAGTTCGTGCACATGGAACGACGGATCGGCCGGCAGGCGGCCGCAGTGGCGGCGACGACGGCCCTGGTCGGTTCGATGATGGTCGCCGTAGCCGGAGCTGCAACAGCGACCACGGGCGACGAGATCACCGGCTCTGTCTGGCAGGACTACGACGCCAACGGGACCTTCGACTCCTACGAGGACGGTCTCGCAGGAATCGAGGTGGTCGCCTATGACGCCGACGGGAACGTGGCCGGGCCGGTCACCACCGCCCAGGACGGGACCTACGCACTCGCGGTGACTTCGGACGCTCCCGGATGGCGAGTGGAGGCGAACCTCCCGGATGGCCCGCAGTGGGACCAGTGGCGACCCGCCGCGGTCGGTCGCGCGGGAGACCCGTCCAACGGGACCACGGTGCAGTTCGTGACGGTGACCGATGGCGCAGGCGTCGATGGGGTGGACTTCTCATTCCACGTGCCGACGGCCTATGTGGAGAACGACCCGCTCGTCTACATCCCGGTGCTGCAGGCTGGGGTTTCCGACGGCGCCTCCGCCGATCTGCCCGGCTCCGCCGTCATCAACTGGACGGCGGAGAACGGTGGCTCACCGGTACCGCAGAGCGGCGTGGTGCCGTTCAGTGAGATCGGGGCCACCAACGGTTCGGCGATGGTGCGCGCAGAGTCCTCCGATGACATTCCCACGGCCTTCGCGGCCGCCTACCTGCGGCGCCACGTGGGCTTCGGTCCTGGCGGCATCGGCGCCATCTACCGCGTGAGCCCGGACGGCGCGGACTGGACGGCACCGACGGCGTCCGCTGAGCTGTATGTGGACGTGACCGACTACGGCATCGATCTCGGCGGACCGGACCCACTCGCCGACCCCACCGATCCCGACGGGCTCCGCCCAGATGTCACGGCAATGAACCCCGGATACGACTGGGCGCGTGATGCCCAGGCATGGAACAACGTCGGACGTGCCGGCCTCGGTCTGATGGCCATGAGCCCGGATGAGCGCTACCTGTTCGTGGTCAATCTGCACAACCGCTCCATCATCCGCATCGATACCGGAGGGGATCCCTCAGCGGCACCGGTCGCGGTTGAGGAGTTCGAGCTGGACGGGACCTTCCCGGACTCCTCCGACGTGCGCCCCTACGGCGTCACGGTGGATCCGCTCACCGGGACCATGTACCTGACGGCGACGGATACGGCCGAGTCCACGCAGGACTACACGGACCTGCATGGCTACGTCTATTCCTTCGGCGCCGAGGCGCCTGGATCCCTGACGCCGGTGCTGGACTTCCCGCTCGACTTCGACCGGGATGACTTCACCGATCACTTTTTCCCGTGGGCCACCGAGCTCAGTGACTACACCTCGACCGACAGTCGCCAGGGCGGGACGGCGCCGGCGGTCCAGGACCATGGCAACGGAACGGTCTCGGTCTTCATGCCGCAGCCGATCGTGGCATCCGCCCAGGTGCTGCACGGTGACCTCGTGCTCGGGGTCCGCGACCTGGCCGGCGACATCTTCGCCATCCAGACGAACCTCTCCGGTGACCCCGCAGACCCGGACGCGAGACTGCTCGCTCACGAGCGGTCGGAGGGCGATGTCTTCATCGCCGCCCCGAACGGAGATGGCACGTTCGCGCTGGAGAACGACGGCGTCCACGCCGGCGTCGTCGGGAACGGGGCGCTCCAAGGAGACCTGGGCCCGGGCGGGCTCCGGTACTTTGACACCGGCTACACCCCGTTCAACCAGGACAACGAGTCCACCGGATCGATCGTGGTGATGCCGAGCCGCCCGGACGGGATCATGACGACCGGCATTCACGTGGCCAACGGCGGTCTGCAGGAAGGTACTCGTCGTCTGTTCCAGGACTCCGGTGCCGCCTACGACCCGGCAGGAGCGCTGATCCGGAGCACCAGTGGAACCATGGTGACGTCCAAGGGCAACGGCCTCGGAAATGCCACCGTGCTCGCGTCGGCCGCCCCGATCGAGATCGGCAACTACGTCTGGTACGACGTCGACAACGACGGTGTGCAGGATCCGGACGAGACACCGGTCGAGGGCGCGACGGTGAACCTGTACGAGGTCGCCGGGGACGGCACCCGGACCCTCGTCAACAGCACGACGACAAACGCGCAGGGTGAGTACTACTTCTCCTCCTTCGACGAGGCGTACCAGCTGGCGACCAACACCGACTACGTCGTGGGGGTGGACAACCCGGACGATTACGCGGCTGGTGGTCCGCTGGAGAACTGGTACCCGACGGTGCCGGACACCGGTGACGACGCCTCGGTGGACGCTGATCGCAACGACTCCGATGGTCTGGTCGAGGAGACCGCTGACGGGTGGTTCCCGTTCGCCGCGATCACCACCGGTGGTCCCGGGGAGAACGACCACACCATCGACTTCGGCTATTCGAACATCGACTACGAGTTCGACAAGCGGACGGTCTCCGGGCCGACGCAGTCTCCCGAGGATGACGGCACCTGGGTACTCGAGTATGAGCTGATCGCCGAGAACACCGGTGCGATCGACGGTGCGTATGGCCTCACCGATGACCTCACCGGTTATGGCGACGGCATCATCGTCACCGACACTGAGGTGGTCTCGGGTCCGGACGGTGCGGCGTTGAACCCGGACTGGGACGGCGTCGATGACATGCGCGTGATCACCGAGGGCATGCCGATCACGGCTGGCTCCACGGTGGAGAACGAGAGCGAGCACGTCTACCTGCTCCGCGTGACGGTCGCGCTCGAGGCTGATGCCGACACGAACGAAGCCCTTGTGGAGGCCGAGCAGCTCGCCTGCCGGGAGGGCCAGACCTCGGGCGACGAGGTGCCTACGACCGGCTTGTTCAACGAGGCCACCATGGAACCGGACAATCACAGCGCGTTCGTCGACGACGAGTGCGGTGAGTTGCCGAAGGTCGTCGTCGACAAGAGCGTGACAAGCGAACCGGCCGTCGTCGACCCAGAGACCAATCCGGGTGAGTACACCATCACCTACGGGCTGACCGTCACCAACGAGACCGACGTGGCCACCACCTATGACCTGACCGATTCGCTCCGGTTCGGTGAAGGTATCGAGATCGTGGAGGGGTCGATCACGACCCGAGCGCTGGACCCGGCCGACACGGTCCTCAACGCCGCCTATGACGGTGTGATCGACGACCTGATCGTCGGCGATGTGCCGATCGAAGGCGGTGCCGTGCACACCTACGAGGTCTCCGTCCACTACACCGTCGACCTACCCGAGCGCGCCGAGGGCGATGTGGCGCCGGATCCGTCGGCCTGCCGGGACGAGGCCACGCTCGACACTGATGAGGTCACGGGTCTGTACAACCAAGCATCCACCTCATTCAATGGGTATCGCGACTACGACGATGAGTGCCGTGAGGTGGGTGAGGTCACCCACGACAAGGAGCTCCTCTCAGCGGATCCGGTGGGTGAGGGCCAGTGGGAGATCCTCTACCAGATCGAGGTGAGCAACGAGGGTGTCGAGCCCGTGGGCTACGACCTGGATGACGAGTTGCACTTCGGCGAGGGCATCGAGGTGGTGAGTTCCGCCGTCACCGGGACCCCGGACGGGGTGACCCTGGCGGACCCGGCGTGGAACGGGCAGGAGAACACCCGGATCGTCTCCGAGGTCTCGATGCCGGGCACTGACGATGAGGGATATACCCCGCACGTGTACGAACTGACCGTGCTGGCGGACGTGCCGCTGAACTTCGCCGATGCGGTCGACGGCGTTGACCCAGCGACGTGTGGCGAGGGTGTGGTCGACCATGCCGACCCACAGGCACGCGCGTTCCTCAATGTCTCGCACCTGAGGGACGAGGCGGGTGCGACCGAGGACGACGACGCGTGCGCAGCGCCGCCGGAGCTGGTGATCGACAAGACTGTAGACGCCGGATCTCCGGTGCCGCAGGGCGATGGCACCTGGTTGGTGACGTACGGCCTTGAGGTGTCCAACACCGGCGGCATGGCCGGGGAGTATGACCTGGTCGATGTGCTGCTGTTCGGTGATGACGTCGAGGTGCTCAGCGCCGGGGTGACGACCGCTCCTGAGGGCGTGGATGTCAACGATTCCTGGACTGGAAGCGAGGCGGAGCTGGGTGGTTCGCTCATCGCCGCCGATGTACCGCTCGATGCCGGTGCCGTGCACTCCTACGAGGTACAGGTGGCCGTCACCGTCGCTGACCCGTCCGATCCTGAGTCGGTGAGTGCGGCGTTCACGTGCCCCGAGCCAGGGTCACGGGAGAGCGCCGGACTGAACAACCAGGCGGTGATCGGGCACAACGATCTGAGTGCTGACGATGTGGTCTGCCCCGAGCCGGCCGTGATCGTGATGGACAAGACCATCTCGTACGGGCCGGATCTGGACGCCAACGGCCACTACACGATCACCTACCAGATCGAGGTCACCAATCCGGGGGAGAACGAGACCCTCTACGATCTGGCCGACGAGCTCCACTACGGCGACGGGATCGAGGTCACCGATGCAGACGTCACCTCAGCTCCCGACGGCGTCCAGGTGAACCCTGCATGGACGGGAACGGGTAACGATCTGGTCATCGCTACGTCAGTTCCTCTCCCAGGCGGAGCAACACATGTCTACACTGTCATCGTGACCGGAATGATCGCCGAGTCTGCGCTGAGCGTAGCCACGATGGCTTGCCCACCCGCCGAGAGCGCGGGAGAGAGCGGGGGCTTCTTGAATGTTGCCACCGTCACCGGGGCGGGCATCGTGTTGCAGGACGATGCCTGTGCCAGCCCGCCCGACGAGCTCCCTACCACCGGAGCCGACGGTATGGGCGCCCTCGCGGCACTCGCCGCCCTGACCGCGATCACCGGTGCGGTGCTGGTGGCACTCCGATTCCGGAAGGGACGGATCGACTGA
- a CDS encoding ATP-grasp domain-containing protein: MRVLVTGSGGPAGRALIAMLAERGLDVLGADMAPVMGLPVPTRRLPAAADPLFLTELGALVESESIDLLVPTVSEELPVLASAVARELWPHACGVVIGEADAVRAADDKLVTAQRLRAADVSVPRFARPSQLSSVVEATSWWGAPIVLKPRVSRGGRGVHLLSSDRDLDWRMIGDDQIVQEFAPGIEYAPVVYRPRAGASGDVTVVLEKSAAGDRIRRVEAPDVAALALRAAGALGLTGPVDVDVRRDPAGRPVVLEVNARVGANVGLAPELVDAMLADHARLAQETGPAWVT, encoded by the coding sequence ATGCGCGTTCTGGTCACCGGTTCCGGCGGGCCGGCGGGCCGCGCCCTCATCGCGATGCTGGCCGAGCGGGGCCTCGACGTGCTGGGCGCCGACATGGCTCCGGTCATGGGGCTGCCGGTACCGACAAGGCGTCTCCCGGCTGCCGCGGACCCGCTGTTCCTGACCGAGCTGGGCGCGCTGGTTGAGTCGGAGTCGATCGACCTGCTCGTCCCGACAGTCAGCGAAGAGCTGCCGGTCCTCGCCTCGGCGGTCGCGCGTGAACTCTGGCCCCATGCGTGCGGCGTGGTCATCGGGGAGGCCGATGCGGTTCGTGCTGCCGATGACAAGCTCGTCACCGCGCAGCGTCTACGCGCAGCGGATGTGAGCGTGCCGCGGTTCGCGCGGCCCAGCCAGCTCTCGTCCGTGGTTGAGGCGACGTCCTGGTGGGGTGCACCGATCGTCCTGAAGCCGCGGGTTTCCCGTGGCGGGAGGGGCGTGCACCTCCTCAGCTCCGACCGGGATCTCGACTGGCGGATGATCGGCGACGATCAGATCGTGCAGGAGTTCGCTCCAGGGATCGAGTATGCACCGGTGGTCTACCGACCTCGTGCTGGGGCGTCCGGTGATGTGACCGTCGTCCTGGAGAAGAGTGCGGCCGGTGACCGGATCCGCCGCGTGGAGGCGCCGGACGTCGCTGCGCTCGCACTCCGGGCGGCCGGGGCGCTCGGCTTGACGGGGCCGGTCGACGTCGACGTCCGTCGCGACCCGGCGGGACGGCCCGTCGTGCTCGAGGTCAACGCCCGCGTGGGTGCGAACGTCGGGCTCGCTCCGGAGCTCGTGGACGCCATGCTGGCCGACCATGCGCGACTCGCGCAGGAGACCGGGCCGGCGTGGGTGACGTGA
- a CDS encoding glycosyltransferase gives MGDVIDVAGAGASAVLLWGGLALMVFGIAKLVMVPLAVAFEWREHRRSRRGHHTLLNEKPWVSVIVPAYNEGPVLNGCVRSLITNGYERLEVVIVDDGSTDDTPAVAAELAARYPQVRLVRQENAGKGAALNRGIAVAGGEVLLFVDSDGIFAPGAVAEMLRGFDRPDVGAVCGDDRPVNLNRIQTRLLAILSHAGTGMVRRALTMIGCLPIVSGNVGAFPREVISEIGGFDETTVGEDLELTWRVHRAGYRVVFRPRALVYAESPSTIRTLWRQRVRWARGLLQTMRIHRSMIGNPRYGAFGIYLVVNTLTMIVMPLLQLLVLTSLPVVSAVGTVPVQGSTVAVLGWLGIAVSLVVVGFATLLNRAARDLRHLWTVPLWPVYATALAAVMACALWKEARGGPASWNKMTRTGVVSVQDLRERPAREPVSVRASPPVLVRRAPRHRLAVDAFGEPGRTYRMRGRAA, from the coding sequence GTGGGTGACGTGATCGACGTGGCCGGGGCGGGCGCCTCGGCGGTCCTCCTGTGGGGTGGGCTCGCACTGATGGTCTTCGGCATCGCCAAGCTCGTGATGGTGCCGCTCGCGGTGGCTTTCGAGTGGCGGGAGCATCGGCGCTCACGCCGCGGTCACCACACCCTCCTCAACGAGAAGCCATGGGTCTCGGTGATCGTCCCCGCGTACAACGAAGGGCCGGTACTCAACGGCTGTGTGCGTTCCCTGATCACTAACGGGTACGAGCGCCTGGAGGTGGTGATCGTCGACGACGGATCCACCGACGACACCCCCGCGGTGGCCGCTGAGCTGGCCGCGCGCTACCCGCAGGTGCGCCTGGTGCGGCAGGAGAACGCCGGCAAGGGGGCAGCGCTGAACCGGGGCATTGCCGTTGCGGGCGGGGAGGTCCTGCTGTTCGTCGACTCCGATGGGATCTTCGCTCCCGGCGCGGTGGCGGAGATGCTCCGCGGATTCGATCGCCCGGACGTCGGTGCCGTGTGCGGGGACGACCGGCCGGTGAATCTGAACCGGATCCAGACCCGCCTGCTGGCGATCCTCTCCCACGCCGGCACCGGCATGGTCCGGCGCGCCCTGACGATGATCGGATGTCTGCCCATCGTCTCAGGCAATGTCGGCGCCTTTCCCCGTGAGGTGATCTCCGAGATCGGCGGCTTCGACGAGACCACCGTGGGTGAGGACCTGGAACTGACGTGGCGGGTGCATCGCGCCGGATATCGCGTGGTGTTTCGTCCGCGCGCCCTGGTCTACGCCGAGTCACCATCGACGATCCGTACGCTCTGGCGTCAGCGGGTCCGGTGGGCGCGGGGCCTGCTCCAGACGATGCGCATCCATCGATCGATGATCGGGAACCCGCGCTACGGCGCATTCGGAATCTACCTCGTTGTCAACACCCTGACCATGATCGTGATGCCGCTGCTGCAGCTGCTGGTGCTGACGTCGCTGCCGGTGGTGAGCGCCGTCGGTACCGTCCCTGTTCAAGGTTCCACCGTGGCGGTCCTCGGGTGGCTCGGAATCGCCGTCTCGCTCGTGGTGGTCGGCTTCGCCACGCTGCTCAACCGGGCCGCACGGGATCTGCGCCACCTGTGGACCGTGCCGCTGTGGCCGGTCTACGCGACAGCCCTCGCAGCAGTGATGGCGTGCGCTCTGTGGAAGGAAGCGCGCGGCGGACCTGCGTCATGGAACAAGATGACCCGGACCGGCGTCGTGAGCGTGCAGGACCTGCGCGAGCGACCCGCGCGCGAGCCGGTGAGTGTGCGGGCGTCACCGCCGGTACTGGTGCGCCGTGCTCCCCGCCACCGCCTGGCAGTCGACGCTTTTGGTGAACCTGGACGCACGTATAGGATGCGCGGGCGGGCGGCGTAG
- a CDS encoding LuxR C-terminal-related transcriptional regulator, translating into MTEAGHGALRRSSLVSTFEQLGPGSVVMISGPYGSGRGTLVRQWLAEQGLDSVWWNTARTLPRITEEEKETSADVVVVRLHDGGTHDVESILACRARWPEAILAVISPYGWPDGLRSGPLRPEVVVSAHDLAFSADEVASWASDLGVTVSATQTASIIDATGGYAVVVDAVVRRAAVEGGYSPDTLARGCDEAVSDLSAAASGGVVPWDLWEVSLLTAFGGSLAPVVIETLWARARQGPAALRVMRDSGVIADVADGRLGLAPGIRAACRRRFGTDLPHDRHWQILHPLLDRWAAAGHLDDATTLMGTTDLDGARTQLMARHWTRLAELPAPAVRERLANIGPHSDPHLLVALSRAMIDVSHPGHPGEISVRDRERAGALLAEATATGGLDVPAVAMATALHAVVLRARGRHDDAYALHEHTVDDPGHVASAQAGVTLQAGLSAMSVGALPRAGEHFGAAAQHANEAGQPPVAAMATELEELVYILGADPAQWWRRTRLQTATSSGWHKVTRLVRLVRAVRTVDVAAMLEARADDTEAATVDDPVVIDLFAWCFQAMALTLLDRPHVALTHTQVLQTALADGELSAFEQRMLVVARAEALSASGDPAAALELLAEHYGEPDHRYDVELLRARAEIDSGEYAAALTRIERTIAGHDGHLGRHTAWGHVLLAIAHRGVGSARESDRVLESALAAAARNGQRQPFARQGLDEFGRLIAQGQRLALDPVTHQFLTELMSTRDMLRAVTAPVTLTTRERLLLERLVRTEGVRRLAGELHVSPNTVKSQLRTLYRKLDVSSRAEAIRVAQAMRLVPLT; encoded by the coding sequence GTGACGGAGGCCGGCCACGGCGCACTCAGGCGCTCGTCCCTCGTGTCGACGTTCGAGCAGCTGGGGCCCGGGTCGGTGGTCATGATCAGCGGACCATACGGCAGCGGGCGAGGCACGCTGGTCCGGCAGTGGCTGGCTGAGCAGGGGCTGGACTCGGTCTGGTGGAACACCGCGCGTACCCTCCCTCGTATCACCGAGGAAGAGAAGGAGACTTCCGCGGATGTCGTGGTCGTGCGACTGCACGACGGCGGCACGCACGATGTGGAGTCGATCCTTGCCTGCCGCGCGAGGTGGCCGGAGGCGATCCTCGCTGTCATCAGTCCCTATGGGTGGCCCGACGGGTTGCGTTCGGGACCCCTTCGACCCGAAGTGGTCGTCTCGGCGCACGACCTGGCCTTCTCGGCTGACGAGGTCGCCTCGTGGGCATCCGATCTCGGCGTCACGGTCTCCGCGACGCAGACTGCCTCGATCATCGACGCGACCGGTGGGTATGCCGTGGTGGTGGACGCCGTCGTGCGCCGTGCCGCCGTCGAGGGAGGGTACTCTCCGGATACTCTCGCCCGTGGTTGTGACGAGGCGGTATCTGACCTCTCTGCCGCCGCTTCTGGCGGTGTGGTGCCCTGGGATCTGTGGGAGGTGTCGCTGCTCACTGCATTCGGCGGCTCTCTCGCGCCAGTGGTCATCGAGACGCTGTGGGCCCGGGCGCGGCAGGGGCCTGCCGCGCTACGCGTGATGCGGGACAGTGGCGTGATCGCCGATGTGGCCGACGGCAGACTCGGCCTGGCCCCCGGAATCCGGGCAGCGTGCCGGCGCCGGTTCGGCACCGACCTCCCGCACGACCGGCACTGGCAGATCCTTCACCCGCTACTCGACCGGTGGGCGGCTGCTGGTCACCTGGACGATGCCACGACCCTGATGGGAACCACAGATCTGGACGGTGCCCGTACTCAGCTCATGGCCCGGCACTGGACCCGTCTCGCCGAACTTCCCGCGCCCGCCGTGCGGGAGCGGCTCGCGAATATCGGGCCCCATTCCGACCCACATCTGCTCGTGGCGTTGAGCCGCGCGATGATTGATGTCTCCCACCCAGGCCATCCAGGGGAGATCTCCGTGCGCGACAGGGAGCGCGCCGGTGCGCTGCTCGCGGAGGCGACGGCCACCGGAGGGCTCGACGTGCCAGCCGTTGCCATGGCCACGGCACTCCACGCTGTTGTCCTTCGTGCACGCGGGCGCCATGACGACGCCTATGCCCTGCATGAGCACACCGTGGACGATCCCGGGCATGTCGCGTCGGCGCAGGCTGGCGTCACACTCCAGGCGGGTTTGAGTGCGATGTCAGTCGGTGCGTTGCCACGAGCGGGCGAGCACTTCGGTGCCGCGGCTCAGCATGCCAACGAGGCGGGGCAGCCGCCTGTGGCCGCCATGGCCACCGAACTCGAGGAACTCGTGTACATCCTCGGGGCAGACCCGGCGCAGTGGTGGCGGCGCACGAGACTCCAGACCGCGACATCGTCAGGCTGGCACAAGGTCACCCGCCTCGTCCGCCTCGTCCGTGCTGTCCGTACCGTCGACGTGGCAGCGATGCTCGAGGCGCGTGCGGATGACACCGAAGCCGCGACCGTGGACGACCCAGTGGTGATCGACCTGTTCGCCTGGTGCTTCCAGGCGATGGCCCTGACCCTCCTGGACCGCCCGCACGTAGCGCTGACCCACACCCAGGTCCTGCAGACGGCGCTCGCCGATGGTGAACTCTCCGCTTTCGAGCAGCGCATGCTGGTCGTCGCACGGGCCGAGGCTCTCTCAGCGAGCGGCGATCCGGCCGCGGCGCTGGAGTTGCTGGCAGAGCACTATGGCGAACCAGACCATCGCTACGACGTCGAGCTGCTGCGTGCCCGCGCAGAGATCGACAGCGGTGAGTACGCCGCAGCGCTCACCCGGATCGAGCGGACTATCGCCGGGCACGACGGACACCTCGGCAGGCATACGGCCTGGGGACACGTGTTGCTGGCGATCGCCCACCGCGGGGTGGGTTCGGCGCGTGAGTCGGACCGTGTGCTGGAATCGGCGCTCGCGGCCGCGGCCCGCAACGGTCAGCGGCAGCCGTTCGCACGACAGGGCCTGGATGAGTTCGGGCGGCTGATCGCACAGGGACAGCGGCTGGCGCTGGATCCAGTGACGCATCAGTTCCTGACCGAACTGATGTCCACGCGTGACATGCTGCGCGCGGTCACGGCGCCCGTCACGCTGACCACGCGCGAGCGGCTCCTGCTCGAACGGCTCGTCCGGACTGAAGGGGTACGGCGTCTCGCGGGGGAGCTGCACGTCTCGCCGAACACTGTGAAGTCTCAGTTGAGGACGCTCTACCGCAAGTTGGACGTGTCCTCCCGGGCGGAGGCGATCCGGGTGGCGCAGGCGATGAGGCTCGTCCCGCTGACCTGA